The Candidatus Alcyoniella australis nucleotide sequence ATGGTCGCGAGCATGCCCAGGGACGGCAGGCGCTGGTAGAACACGCCGAGCCTGCGCTGCTTGATCTCGTAGTGCTGGAGCATGTACAGCACGCTGAACAGGAAGCCGAGAAACAGCCCGGCATAGGCCAGGGTCAAGGCCAGCACGTGAATCGTGAACACCGGCCCATGCAGGGTCTGGTCCGCGGCCGCGGGCTGACCCAGCGCGAACAGCGAAACGCCGAAGAACACCGTGGCCAAAGCCAGTACAAAGCCTCCCACCTCGCGCTGCTCGGTGCGCCACTCCAGTATCAAATAAAGAGAGGAGTAGCAGAAGATCACCAGCGAAAGCATCTCGAAGCGGTTGTGCAGCGGCAGTCGGCCCAGGTGGTTCCAGGCCAACAGAATGAACGCCAGGTGCACGAACAGCGTTAGGCGCAGGGCCAGCGCGCCGTAACGGCCCAGGGCGTATTCGGGCCTGAAAAAACGCAGCAGGTAGAGCAACGTCGTCAGGCCGTAGAGCCCCAGAACAACGAAAGCCAAAACTTCATGCATCATCGTCAGTGCCGATCGTAATTAAACTGACTGGTCGGTACAAAATAATGACTGTGGCTCAAAAGTCAAGTGCGCGCTCTGGCCCTGAGAACATGTTGATTTCATTGGCGGACGAGTTTTGGCGAGCGACAGGTTATCTCTGTCCAAGCTCACGCACCGCGAACCCCCGGTGCTCTGGGAAGACCAGCGCCGTGGATATGGGTTTGCCAAGCTAGGATAACGATACAAATCACTTGGCGACACTCGCATTTACCAGCATGA carries:
- the ccsA gene encoding cytochrome c biogenesis protein CcsA; translation: MAFVVLGLYGLTTLLYLLRFFRPEYALGRYGALALRLTLFVHLAFILLAWNHLGRLPLHNRFEMLSLVIFCYSSLYLILEWRTEQREVGGFVLALATVFFGVSLFALGQPAAADQTLHGPVFTIHVLALTLAYAGLFLGFLFSVLYMLQHYEIKQRRLGVFYQRLPSLGMLATMSNHANSVGWTFLTVGIIAGSIWAKQVWDINIFFDPKPAATLIVWLLYLVNLLLRLAPTWTHKRSAQLTLFSFCSLLFAYGLLTFLASSSHSF